A stretch of the Kroppenstedtia eburnea genome encodes the following:
- the sdaAB gene encoding L-serine ammonia-lyase, iron-sulfur-dependent subunit beta, which yields MKFRSVFDIIGPVMIGPSSSHTAGAARIGRAARSLFGRLPRRVTITLYGSFAKTYRGHGTDVALVGGLLDFDTDDERMVQALEMARESGVEITFIESEEVADHPNTARLHLEDDQGDLEVTGISIGGGKMEIVELNGFELRLSGSAPALLVTHHDRYGAVAKVATVLANHRINIGYMQVSRKEKGLEALMIIETDQYVDDPIQREISSLEDITGVTVL from the coding sequence ATGAAATTTCGGTCTGTTTTTGATATTATCGGTCCTGTGATGATTGGGCCCTCCAGTTCGCATACCGCAGGTGCGGCGCGGATCGGAAGGGCGGCCCGTTCTCTTTTCGGGCGGTTGCCCCGACGGGTGACCATCACCTTGTACGGCTCTTTTGCCAAGACTTATCGGGGACACGGGACCGATGTTGCCCTGGTCGGGGGATTGTTGGACTTTGACACCGATGACGAACGGATGGTGCAGGCGTTGGAGATGGCCCGGGAATCAGGGGTGGAGATCACCTTCATCGAATCGGAAGAGGTGGCGGATCACCCCAATACGGCCCGCCTTCATCTGGAGGATGACCAAGGGGATCTGGAAGTGACGGGGATCTCCATCGGTGGCGGCAAGATGGAAATCGTGGAGCTGAACGGTTTTGAGTTGAGACTCTCGGGAAGTGCGCCTGCACTGTTGGTGACACATCATGACCGATATGGAGCAGTGGCCAAGGTGGCGACGGTCCTGGCAAACCACCGGATCAACATCGGATATATGCAGGTGTCCCGAAAAGAGAAGGGATTGGAAGCGTTGATGATCATCGAAACCGATCAGTACGTGGATGATCCGATTCAACGGGAGATCTCCTCTCTGGAGGATATCACCGGAGTGACCGTGCTCTGA
- the sdaAA gene encoding L-serine ammonia-lyase, iron-sulfur-dependent, subunit alpha: MNFRTVAELVELAESEKMPISEIMIQKEMETFNKSRQEVFDQMAGNLDVMEKAVHKGLNEQVKSHSGLTGGDAVKIRTYMNEAPVLLSGRDALDVVSRSMAVSEVNAAMGTVVATPTAGACGILPGCVFTAAERLNSDRETMVRALFVSGAIGYCIANNAFISGAAGGCQAEVGSATAMSAAAMVEMAGGTPSQSAEAVAIALKNMLGLVCDPVAGLVEAPCVKRNAMGGAIAMVAADMAMAGVKSVIPTDEVIEAMFRIGRDMPVSLKETALGGLAATPTGRAHERRIFGKSAE, translated from the coding sequence ATGAACTTTCGCACAGTGGCGGAATTGGTGGAACTGGCGGAATCGGAAAAGATGCCGATCTCCGAAATCATGATCCAAAAAGAGATGGAAACTTTTAATAAAAGCAGGCAAGAAGTGTTTGACCAGATGGCGGGAAATCTGGATGTGATGGAAAAAGCTGTCCACAAGGGATTGAATGAACAGGTGAAATCCCACAGCGGCCTCACCGGGGGAGATGCCGTGAAAATCCGGACTTATATGAATGAAGCCCCGGTCCTTCTTTCCGGGAGAGATGCCCTGGATGTCGTATCCCGGTCCATGGCTGTTTCCGAGGTGAATGCCGCCATGGGGACGGTGGTGGCGACACCGACAGCCGGCGCCTGCGGAATCCTCCCCGGGTGTGTATTCACCGCGGCGGAGCGGCTGAACTCCGACCGGGAGACGATGGTGCGGGCACTCTTCGTCAGTGGTGCAATCGGATACTGTATCGCCAATAATGCCTTTATCTCCGGAGCGGCAGGGGGCTGTCAGGCGGAAGTGGGTTCCGCCACGGCCATGAGCGCGGCGGCGATGGTGGAAATGGCGGGAGGAACCCCTTCCCAGTCGGCGGAGGCGGTGGCGATCGCCCTGAAAAACATGCTGGGCTTGGTCTGCGATCCCGTGGCGGGACTGGTGGAAGCCCCCTGTGTGAAGCGAAACGCCATGGGAGGCGCCATTGCCATGGTGGCGGCGGATATGGCGATGGCCGGTGTGAAGAGTGTCATTCCCACGGATGAAGTGATCGAAGCCATGTTCCGGATCGGACGGGATATGCCGGTCAGTTTGAAGGAGACTGCACTGGGAGGGTTGGCGGCAACCCCGACGGGCCGTGCCCACGAGCGCCGGATCTTCGGGAAGTCAGCCGAGTGA
- a CDS encoding DegV family protein, whose translation MSKVQVITDSTADIPKHLIEELGIAVVPLKVHLSGESYLDGVTITPSQFYARLKESDEMPTTSQPSPIDFVEAYREAAKDGNMDILSIHLSSAFSGTYQSALLARSMVEDEFKVTVIDSKKASYAIGMIVVEVARAAKEGKSLDECVALANRLIEEEQVFFLVDTLEYLQKGGRIGKASAVVGSLLNIKPILSISPEGEVFPVDKVRGKGKAMNRIFDMLKENMPEGAKEVAVLYTDNREEADKWADRLKETFQVDHVEYTEIGPVIGAHVGPGTIAVVCTPKTS comes from the coding sequence ATGTCAAAAGTGCAGGTGATCACGGACAGCACAGCGGATATTCCCAAGCATCTCATCGAGGAGCTGGGGATCGCGGTTGTTCCGCTGAAAGTGCATCTGTCCGGCGAATCCTATCTGGACGGTGTCACCATCACCCCGTCCCAGTTTTATGCCCGCCTCAAGGAAAGCGATGAGATGCCGACCACATCCCAGCCCTCTCCCATCGACTTTGTGGAAGCATACAGGGAAGCGGCCAAGGATGGAAATATGGACATCCTGTCCATCCATCTCTCCTCCGCCTTCAGCGGAACCTACCAGTCCGCTTTGCTGGCCCGGTCCATGGTGGAAGATGAATTCAAGGTGACGGTGATCGATTCCAAAAAGGCCTCCTATGCCATTGGGATGATTGTAGTCGAGGTGGCCCGGGCAGCCAAGGAAGGAAAATCCCTGGATGAGTGTGTGGCCCTCGCCAACCGCTTGATCGAGGAGGAACAGGTTTTCTTCCTGGTCGACACCCTGGAGTATCTGCAGAAAGGTGGACGTATCGGGAAGGCTTCCGCCGTGGTCGGTTCATTGCTCAATATCAAGCCGATCCTCTCCATCAGTCCGGAGGGAGAAGTTTTTCCCGTGGACAAAGTGCGGGGAAAAGGGAAGGCGATGAACCGCATCTTCGATATGTTAAAGGAAAACATGCCGGAGGGCGCAAAGGAAGTCGCCGTATTGTATACGGACAACCGGGAGGAAGCGGACAAGTGGGCTGATCGTCTCAAAGAGACGTTTCAAGTGGATCATGTGGAGTACACAGAGATCGGTCCGGTGATCGGGGCCCATGTCGGTCCGGGGACGATCGCCGTGGTCTGCACACCCAAAACATCCTGA